A genomic stretch from Styela clava chromosome 5, kaStyClav1.hap1.2, whole genome shotgun sequence includes:
- the LOC120344227 gene encoding regulator of G-protein signaling 1-like, whose product MTKSGLTKMKRPTQLYAGNTNSCVPDNGMSLIEALNQKKIRIGFRIFLESEFSVENLDFWFAVEDYKTLKNKDAKEDKMREIYEEYVSPGAPNQINLDHVSRQQIIQHMATDTTPSIDTFNGAQRYVFNIMENDSYARFVRSKYFDLCSSPGRRSPIQVLHNIFRGGKSKDRSLPSSRKNSFENLANTNNCNNHQKRLHGSDGNITRLSTDSKQKSTRAISDPTLSELSVFRSFFSRLRSK is encoded by the exons atGACTAAAAGTGGACTTACAAAAATGAAAAGACCTACTCAACTTTATGCTGGCAATACAAATAGTTGCGTCCCTGACAACGGAATGTCTTTGATTGAGGCATTGAACCAAAAAA AAATTCGAATCGGATTTAGAATATTTCTGGAATCAGAATTCAGCGTCGAAAATTTGGATTTTTGGTTTGCGGTAGAAGATTATAAAACGTTGAAAAATAAAGATGCCAAGGAGGATAAAATGCGAGAAATATACGAAGAATACGTATCCCCCGGTGCACCCAACCAG ATTAATCTCGACCACGTCAGTCGTCAACAAATCATTCAACATATGGCTACTGATACCACACCAAGTATCGATACATTCAATGGAGCTCAAAGATATGTTTTCAACATCATGGAAAATGATTCTTACGCTCGTTTTGTtcgttcaaaatattttgatttatgTAGCAGTCCAGGCCGAAGATCTCCAATACAAGTTTTACATAATATATTTCGAGGAGGAAAATCGAAAGATCGTTCACTTCCGTCGAGTCGgaaaaattcatttgaaaatcTTGCCAACACTAATAATTGCAATAACCATCAAAAACGCTTGCATGGAAGTGATGGAAATATTACAAGACTAAGTACAGattcaaaacagaaaagcaCCCGTGCGATATCTGACCCGACTTTATCTGAATTGTCAGTTTTTCGttcttttttttcaagattACGGTCAAAATAA
- the LOC120344215 gene encoding uncharacterized protein LOC120344215 isoform X1, producing the protein MASTSYKNLEREEIRRGSPVVSFTPRIMKTEVASCEDLTKLQPSQHYQKGHVRSSSTSPNPSIVRFRKKKTLKKPSETRPKSLVVMNSMSMRKNSSVPENGLPLTEALNDKKVKVGFRIFLESEFSVENLDFWIAAEEYRKIKNNEARRERMREIYEEYISPGALNQINLDHFTRQQIIQHMATDTTSSIDTFTGAQRYVFNIMENDSYARFVRSKYYDLCSSPGRRSPRQFLHDILHSGKSRDRSPSPNRKGTTAKYTAININNCNNIDTSLRECSYTISFPIYENENQNDSTFKYCSAKLSNRVPKRRFFCACLPIDQDI; encoded by the exons ATGGCTTCGACGTCATACAAAAA CCTCGAACGAGAAGAAATAAGAAGAGGATCTCCAGTGGTATCGTTTACCCCGCGTATTATGAAAACCGAAGTGGCGAGTTGTGAGGATTTGACAAAGTTGCAACCATCACAGCATTATCAGAAGGGGCATGTTAGATCATCATCGACGAGTCCTAATCCATCAATTGTTAGATTTCGAAAAAAGAAAACACTTAAAAAACCGAGCGAAACGCGACCAAAATCTCTAGTTGTAATGAACAGCATGAGCATGAGAAAGAATAGCTCGGTTCCCGAGAATGGACTGCCCTTGACTGAAGCTTTGAACGATAAAA AAGTAAAAGTAGGATTTCGAATATTCCTGGAATCAGAATTTAGCGTTGAAAATCTTGATTTCTGGATAGCAGCTGAAGAatacagaaaaattaaaaataacgaAGCAAGACGAGAAAGGATGCGCGAAATTTACGAAGAATATATATCTCCGGGAGCTCTTAATCAG ATAAACCTTGATCATTTTACTCGTCAACAAATCATTCAACATATGGCTACCGACACTACATCAAGTATCGATACTTTTACTGGAGCCCAAAGATATGTTTTTAACATCATGGAAAACGATTCTTACGCTCGTTTCGTTCGTTCGAAATATTATGATCTATGTAGCAGTCCAGGACGAAGATCGCCACGGCAATTTTTGCACGATATTCTCCATAGCGGAAAATCACGCGATCGGTCTCCGTCGCCGAACAGGAAAGGAACGACTGCGAAATACActgcaataaatataaataactgcAACAACATTGATACATCTTTGAGAGAATGTTCTTACACCATTTCATTTCCAATTTATGAAAATGAGAATCAAAATGATTCAACATTTAAATACTGCAGCGCAAAATTATCTAACCGTGTTCCCAAAAGGCGTTTTTTCTGTGCATGTTTACCAATCGATCAAGACATATGA
- the LOC120344215 gene encoding uncharacterized protein LOC120344215 isoform X2: MKTEVASCEDLTKLQPSQHYQKGHVRSSSTSPNPSIVRFRKKKTLKKPSETRPKSLVVMNSMSMRKNSSVPENGLPLTEALNDKKVKVGFRIFLESEFSVENLDFWIAAEEYRKIKNNEARRERMREIYEEYISPGALNQINLDHFTRQQIIQHMATDTTSSIDTFTGAQRYVFNIMENDSYARFVRSKYYDLCSSPGRRSPRQFLHDILHSGKSRDRSPSPNRKGTTAKYTAININNCNNIDTSLRECSYTISFPIYENENQNDSTFKYCSAKLSNRVPKRRFFCACLPIDQDI; encoded by the exons ATGAAAACCGAAGTGGCGAGTTGTGAGGATTTGACAAAGTTGCAACCATCACAGCATTATCAGAAGGGGCATGTTAGATCATCATCGACGAGTCCTAATCCATCAATTGTTAGATTTCGAAAAAAGAAAACACTTAAAAAACCGAGCGAAACGCGACCAAAATCTCTAGTTGTAATGAACAGCATGAGCATGAGAAAGAATAGCTCGGTTCCCGAGAATGGACTGCCCTTGACTGAAGCTTTGAACGATAAAA AAGTAAAAGTAGGATTTCGAATATTCCTGGAATCAGAATTTAGCGTTGAAAATCTTGATTTCTGGATAGCAGCTGAAGAatacagaaaaattaaaaataacgaAGCAAGACGAGAAAGGATGCGCGAAATTTACGAAGAATATATATCTCCGGGAGCTCTTAATCAG ATAAACCTTGATCATTTTACTCGTCAACAAATCATTCAACATATGGCTACCGACACTACATCAAGTATCGATACTTTTACTGGAGCCCAAAGATATGTTTTTAACATCATGGAAAACGATTCTTACGCTCGTTTCGTTCGTTCGAAATATTATGATCTATGTAGCAGTCCAGGACGAAGATCGCCACGGCAATTTTTGCACGATATTCTCCATAGCGGAAAATCACGCGATCGGTCTCCGTCGCCGAACAGGAAAGGAACGACTGCGAAATACActgcaataaatataaataactgcAACAACATTGATACATCTTTGAGAGAATGTTCTTACACCATTTCATTTCCAATTTATGAAAATGAGAATCAAAATGATTCAACATTTAAATACTGCAGCGCAAAATTATCTAACCGTGTTCCCAAAAGGCGTTTTTTCTGTGCATGTTTACCAATCGATCAAGACATATGA
- the LOC120344224 gene encoding uncharacterized protein LOC120344224, which yields MRTTEKLTSCAKIVGADGGTLRIKNYCDVIIPNGALYKNVKITATIFAPDFSQSSEIPITPIVIMEPSGLNFHKPVKMRLRTWRGLRFQNPSKCVNVLGKSCLTFKHAVSITASNLVEFETWHFSSFFSTLPDKKAGVLLTYYIFYDSDENKIVFYFGIAEGIESYGNNLSPNYICIGCQNQLKVNLGSALTCHIRSNHSVTPKEFKVPITEELIKQNKNVHLTKDFSPGDKLEYTINNDNGLEIDRNTLSLPMSRKYSEKSLLYSWSSRASGRHQSFSIHEDVIGKKVFMGNENIIKNVHNHYYNCNGGSVEYEMFSCENCKREIADGKDLAEIHCDLEFKRERQTICGKPQVCVFSVKNPHGYCFNIVTFNKIIDESYKEVSEAIGWATWFTGYKWIICRCVKCENHIGWKYVGDKGQFFGIITEKEGLRDR from the exons ATGCGGACAACAGAAAAGCTGACTTCATGCG CCAAAATCGTTGGAGCGGATGGTGGAACACtaagaataaaaaattactgCGATGTGATAATTCCCAACGGTGCGCTATACAAAAATGTCAAGATCACCGCTACAATATTTGCTCCCGATTTCAGCCAGTCGTCAGAAATCCCGATAACACCTATTGTAATAATGGAACCATCAGGATTAAATTTTCACAAGCCCGTGAAAATGAGGTTGCGAACCTGGAGGGGTTTGCGTTTTCAAAATCCATCAAAATGTGTTAATGTACTGGGGAAGAGCTGTTTAACTTTCAAGCATGCTGTCTCAATAACAGCGTCCAACTTGGTCGAATTTGAAACGTGGCACTTCAGTTCCTTTTTCTCGACCTTGCCCGACAAAAAAGCAGGGGTGCTTCTAACTTACTACATTTTTTACGATTCTGACgaaaacaaaattgttttttacttTGGAATTGCAGAAGGTATTGAATCATACGGGAATAATCTCTCACCAAACTACATATGTATTGGTTGTCAAAATCAATTGAAGGTAAATCTGGGATCTGCTCTAACTTGTCACATTCGTTCCAATCACAGCGTCACACCAAAGGAATTCAAAGTCCCCATCACGGAAGAGTtaatcaaacaaaacaaaaatgttcatTTAACAAAGGATTTTAGTCCTGGTGATAAGTTGGAGTATACCATAAACAATGACAACGGATTAGAAATTGATAGAAATACCCTATCCTTGCCCATGTCTAGAAAATACAGTGAAAAGAGTCTACTATATTCGTGGAGTTCACGAGCATCCGGACGGCATC AATCCTTCAGTATTCATGAAGATGTTATTGGAAAGAAAGTTTTTATGGGAAATgagaatatcattaaaaatgtCCATAACCATTATTACAACTGCAATGGTGGGTCTGTAGAATATGAAA TGTTCAGCTGTGAAAATTGCAAACGCGAGATAGCAGATGGAAAAGATTTGGCAGAGATTCATTGTGACTTGGAATTTAAACGAGAACGCCAGACAATTTGCGGAAAACCACAAGTTTGTGTTTTTTCTGTGAAAAATCCCCACGGATATTGCTTCAATATCGTCACTTTCAACAAGATCATTGATGAGTCTTACAAAGAAGTTAGCGAG GCAATTGGGTGGGCAACCTGGTTTACAGGATATAAATGGATCATTTGCAGATGTGTCAAATGTGAGAACCACATCGGATGGAAATATGTAGGCGACAAAGGCCAGTTTTTCGGTATTATTACAGAAAAGGAAGGCTTGAGAGACAGATAG
- the LOC120344232 gene encoding regulator of G-protein signaling 4-like codes for METTNSKSGYANHPTLIEILNDKKLKVGFRMFLKSEFSAEHLDFCAEVENYKNMKNRETRNKRMFQICDEYILPGSINQINLDHFTRQKIIQHMETNDIPTIDIFNKAQKYVISNMENDAYQRFICSKYYDICCRSSRRTPCQFLHDIFHQRKLKQSFPRRPVKGIV; via the exons ATGGAGACTACGAATTCTAAAAGCGGATACGCCAACCATCCTACcttaattgaaattttgaatgataaaa AACTCAAAGTTGGATTCCGGATGTTTCTAAAATCAGAATTCAGCGCAGAACATCTGGACTTCTGTGCGGaagttgaaaattataaaaatatgaagaacaGAGAAACAAGAAACAAAAGAATGTTCCAAATATGTGATGAATACATATTACCAGGGTCAATCAATCAG ATTAATTTGGATCATTTCACTcgtcaaaaaattattcaacataTGGAGACGAACGATATACCGACCATTGACATCTTCAATAAAGCTCAAAAATACGTTATTAGCAACATGGAAAATGATGCTTACCAGCGTTTCATCTGTTCAAAGTATTATGATATATGTTGCCGTTCTAGCAGAAGAACACCATGTCAATTTTTACATGATATTTTTCATCAAAGAAAATTAAAACAGTCTTTCCCTCGTCGGCCTGTCAAAGGTATCGTTTAA